From a single Adhaeribacter swui genomic region:
- the secA gene encoding preprotein translocase subunit SecA, which translates to MFDFIGKTVAKIFGTKSERDIKEVTPYVGQINEEYARLAAVSDDELRQRTQDVKAIIDERLKQIDDQIAVLHHRINNEPELDIMQKENIFSEIDTLEKDRNKQLEQVLMEVLPQAFAIVKETARRYKENHQLVVTATDLDRSIAARKPNVRLEGDKAIWANKWLAAGSEITWDMLHYDVQLIGGIVLHQGKIAEMGTGEGKTLVATLPAFLNALAKRGVHVVTVNDYLAKRDSEWMAPLFEFHGISIDCIDKHQPNTDSRRRAYQADITYGTNNEFGFDYLRDNMARSPDELVQRKHHFAMVDEVDSVLIDDARTPLIISGPVPRGDEHEFYELKPRIAMLVEAQKKVVGNFLVEAKRLLKEGNEKEGGLSLFRAYRGLPKNKPLIKFLGETGIRAALQKTENFFLQDNARQMPQADEPLYFTIDEKNNNIELTEKGLDMITGQGEDPNFFIMPDIGTELATIENDKSISDEERLHRKEKLMNDFAEKSQRVHTINQLLKAYTLFEKDVEYIVTEDRKVKIVDEQTGRVMEGRRYSDGLHQAIEAKENVRVEDATQTYATVTLQNYFRMYHKLCGMTGTAETEAGEFWEIYKLDVVTIPTNRPVVREDRHDKVYKTVREKFNAVAEEIQELTAAGRPVLVGTTSVEISELVSRMLQIRKIPHQVLNAKLHQKEAEIVAEAGKPSTVTIATNMAGRGTDIKLTPESKQAGGLAIIGTERHESRRVDRQLRGRSGRQGDPGSSQFFVSLDDSLMRLFGSERIAKLMDRLGLEEGEVIQHSMISNSIERAQKKVEENNFGIRKRLLEYDDVMNAQREVVYRRRRNALYGERLELDIWNMIYDLSEDIVAGHKASGDFEDFTLNIIRVFGFDTAITANELASTSDAELTEKLYNEALTYYLNKNKAIAEHSMPIITDIYQNRAMIETIAVPFSDGRKQITAMTNLEKAYNTQSRELIKEMEKAITLATIDQAWTQHLREMDDLKQSVQNAVYEQKDPLLIYKFESFELFKRMIGKVNEETVSFLFKADIPVQRSEEVQEARPPKPAKAPALKVQKEEVHSVLEGPAAEEAAEAQAAVKAVPVRSHKVAGRNDKVSVQYNDGRIVRDVKYKSVEQDVLNHLCVIIED; encoded by the coding sequence ATGTTCGATTTTATTGGAAAAACGGTTGCTAAAATCTTCGGCACCAAATCCGAACGAGATATTAAGGAAGTAACACCGTACGTAGGACAAATCAACGAAGAGTATGCCCGGTTAGCCGCAGTTTCAGATGATGAGCTCCGCCAGAGAACCCAGGATGTAAAAGCTATAATTGACGAGCGCCTGAAACAAATTGATGACCAGATTGCAGTCCTGCACCACCGGATTAATAATGAGCCGGAACTGGACATCATGCAGAAAGAAAATATCTTTTCCGAAATAGATACTTTAGAAAAAGACCGGAATAAACAATTAGAGCAAGTACTGATGGAAGTATTGCCGCAGGCCTTTGCTATTGTAAAAGAAACGGCCCGCCGGTATAAAGAAAATCACCAATTAGTAGTTACGGCTACCGACCTGGACCGTAGTATAGCTGCTCGTAAACCAAACGTGCGTTTAGAAGGCGATAAAGCTATATGGGCAAATAAATGGCTGGCTGCTGGTAGCGAAATTACCTGGGATATGTTGCACTACGATGTGCAGTTAATCGGGGGTATTGTGTTGCACCAGGGCAAAATTGCTGAGATGGGTACCGGTGAAGGTAAAACATTGGTAGCAACTCTGCCAGCTTTCCTGAATGCTTTAGCTAAACGGGGCGTGCACGTGGTTACGGTAAACGATTACTTGGCCAAGCGTGACTCTGAATGGATGGCGCCGTTATTTGAGTTCCACGGGATTAGCATTGACTGTATTGATAAACACCAGCCCAATACCGATAGCCGCCGTCGCGCCTACCAGGCCGATATAACGTATGGTACTAACAACGAATTTGGCTTTGACTACCTGCGCGATAACATGGCTCGTAGCCCCGACGAATTGGTGCAGCGCAAACACCACTTCGCGATGGTAGATGAGGTAGACTCTGTGTTGATTGACGATGCCCGTACACCGTTAATTATTTCGGGGCCAGTACCACGCGGCGATGAACACGAGTTTTATGAACTGAAGCCTCGTATTGCCATGCTGGTGGAAGCGCAAAAAAAGGTAGTAGGTAATTTTTTAGTAGAAGCTAAACGGTTATTAAAAGAAGGCAACGAAAAAGAAGGCGGTTTATCTTTGTTTAGAGCTTACAGGGGATTACCTAAAAATAAACCTTTAATTAAATTTTTAGGTGAAACCGGTATCCGGGCGGCTTTGCAAAAAACCGAAAACTTTTTCCTGCAGGATAATGCCCGCCAAATGCCGCAAGCCGATGAGCCGCTTTACTTTACCATCGATGAAAAAAATAATAACATCGAACTAACCGAAAAAGGGCTTGATATGATTACCGGTCAGGGAGAAGATCCAAACTTCTTTATTATGCCGGATATTGGTACTGAGTTAGCTACTATTGAAAACGACAAGTCTATTTCGGATGAGGAGCGTTTGCACCGCAAAGAAAAGTTAATGAATGATTTTGCCGAGAAATCGCAGCGGGTGCATACTATTAACCAATTATTAAAAGCCTATACTTTATTCGAAAAAGACGTAGAATATATTGTTACGGAAGACCGGAAAGTAAAAATTGTAGATGAGCAAACCGGCCGGGTAATGGAAGGTCGCCGTTATTCCGATGGCTTACACCAGGCTATTGAAGCCAAGGAAAACGTACGGGTAGAAGATGCTACGCAAACTTACGCTACGGTTACGCTGCAAAATTATTTCCGGATGTACCACAAACTTTGCGGTATGACTGGTACCGCTGAAACGGAAGCCGGCGAATTCTGGGAAATTTATAAATTGGACGTGGTTACTATTCCAACGAATAGACCAGTTGTTCGTGAAGACCGCCACGATAAAGTTTATAAAACCGTACGCGAGAAATTTAACGCCGTAGCCGAAGAAATTCAGGAGTTAACCGCCGCAGGTCGTCCGGTATTAGTAGGTACTACCTCCGTAGAAATTTCAGAATTAGTAAGCCGGATGCTGCAAATCCGGAAAATTCCGCACCAGGTATTAAATGCCAAACTCCACCAAAAAGAAGCCGAAATTGTAGCCGAAGCTGGTAAGCCCAGCACCGTTACTATTGCCACCAACATGGCTGGTCGGGGTACTGATATTAAATTAACGCCAGAATCAAAGCAGGCTGGTGGTTTAGCGATTATTGGTACGGAGCGTCACGAATCCCGCCGCGTTGACCGCCAATTACGTGGTCGTTCCGGCCGGCAAGGTGACCCGGGTTCTTCACAGTTTTTCGTGAGCTTGGACGATAGCCTGATGCGTTTATTTGGTTCCGAGCGGATTGCCAAACTAATGGACCGTTTAGGTTTAGAAGAAGGCGAAGTTATTCAGCATTCCATGATTTCTAACTCTATTGAAAGGGCCCAGAAAAAAGTAGAAGAAAATAACTTTGGTATCCGGAAACGCTTGCTGGAATACGACGACGTAATGAATGCCCAACGGGAGGTAGTTTATCGCCGGCGTCGGAATGCCTTGTATGGAGAGCGGTTAGAACTGGATATCTGGAACATGATTTATGATCTGAGCGAAGATATTGTAGCGGGCCATAAAGCCAGTGGAGACTTTGAAGATTTTACTTTAAATATAATCCGGGTATTTGGTTTTGATACCGCCATTACGGCTAATGAGTTAGCCAGCACTTCAGACGCTGAGTTAACGGAGAAGCTGTACAACGAAGCTTTAACTTATTACTTGAATAAGAATAAAGCCATTGCGGAGCATTCTATGCCAATTATCACGGATATTTACCAGAACCGTGCTATGATTGAAACCATAGCAGTGCCATTCTCAGATGGGCGCAAGCAAATTACCGCCATGACGAATCTGGAAAAAGCGTATAATACGCAGTCGCGGGAATTGATTAAAGAAATGGAGAAAGCAATTACGCTGGCTACCATTGATCAGGCCTGGACGCAGCATTTACGGGAGATGGACGATTTAAAACAATCGGTACAGAATGCCGTTTACGAGCAAAAAGATCCGTTGTTAATTTACAAGTTTGAATCTTTTGAGCTGTTTAAACGCATGATTGGCAAAGTAAACGAAGAAACGGTTTCATTCTTGTTTAAAGCGGATATTCCGGTTCAAAGATCCGAAGAAGTGCAAGAAGCGCGGCCTCCAAAACCCGCTAAAGCTCCGGCCTTAAAAGTGCAAAAAGAAGAAGTACATTCTGTTTTAGAAGGTCCGGCGGCCGAAGAAGCTGCGGAGGCGCAGGCTGCTGTAAAAGCGGTTCCGGTGCGGTCGCATAAAGTGGCAGGCCGTAACGATAAAGTAAGCGTGCAGTACAATGATGGCCGGATCGTACGCGATGTGAAATACAAAAGCGTAGAACAGGATGTGTTAAACCATCTCTGTGTAATCATTGAAGACTAA
- a CDS encoding Ppx/GppA phosphatase family protein: MKSRRLALIDMGTNTFHLLISEINSVGEPVALVKLKEPVKLGQDGISQGAIAPDAIERALQTLTAFKTEIEKHEVQEIKAVATSAVRNATNGPKLVQAIRDQIGIDVDVISGDREAELIYYGVKSALEIGSERSLIIDIGGGSVECIICDEENIYWKQSFEIGAQRLMDKFFITDPISAADTEAEMEFLEKALQPLTEAIEQYKPCVLIGSSGTFDTLCDIDVRRKGLDRSCDPCTEADLALSDFYEIYDDILKKTRSERLKIPGMAEMRVDMIVVATILIDFVLENFEIYKIRVSSYALKEGLLSEQLKLVVK, encoded by the coding sequence ATGAAAAGTCGCCGCCTTGCCCTGATTGATATGGGTACGAATACCTTCCATTTACTAATCTCAGAAATTAATTCTGTCGGAGAACCTGTTGCTTTAGTTAAGCTGAAAGAACCCGTTAAATTGGGGCAGGATGGTATAAGCCAGGGCGCTATTGCCCCCGATGCAATTGAACGGGCGCTGCAAACTTTAACTGCTTTTAAAACCGAGATAGAAAAGCACGAAGTACAGGAAATTAAGGCGGTAGCTACCAGTGCTGTCCGGAATGCGACGAACGGACCTAAGTTGGTGCAGGCTATCCGCGACCAGATTGGCATTGACGTGGACGTTATTTCGGGCGATCGCGAGGCCGAGTTAATTTATTACGGCGTTAAATCTGCTTTGGAAATTGGTTCCGAGCGTAGCTTGATTATTGATATTGGCGGTGGCAGCGTAGAATGTATTATCTGCGACGAAGAAAATATTTACTGGAAGCAAAGCTTTGAAATTGGTGCCCAACGTTTAATGGATAAGTTTTTTATTACCGATCCAATCTCTGCGGCCGATACCGAAGCCGAGATGGAGTTTCTGGAAAAAGCCCTGCAGCCATTAACGGAAGCCATAGAACAATATAAACCTTGTGTATTAATTGGTTCGTCGGGTACTTTTGACACCCTTTGTGATATTGATGTGCGCCGTAAAGGGCTAGACCGTTCGTGCGATCCGTGCACCGAAGCGGATTTAGCTTTATCGGACTTCTACGAAATCTACGATGATATTTTAAAGAAAACCCGTTCCGAGCGCTTAAAAATTCCGGGTATGGCAGAAATGCGGGTAGATATGATTGTAGTAGCTACCATATTAATTGATTTTGTTCTGGAAAATTTTGAAATATATAAAATCCGGGTTTCGTCTTACGCCTTAAAAGAGGGCTTGCTAAGCGAACAATTAAAATTAGTGGTAAAGTAA